A region of Chloroflexota bacterium DNA encodes the following proteins:
- a CDS encoding 2-oxoacid:acceptor oxidoreductase subunit alpha, with translation MPHVGQDLVLRVGGDSAAGGIVATGEIFAYMAAWAGLEVYTTRTIPAEIKGGHVMYQMRAALEPLTAQGDELDVLLAYDEETFERYYKMLKPEGLLVFNSNDLQVETTGHRHRRIGVPMHDIAKSLNFARGYNMVAVGALVKLFDMDMDIAIQSVTKRLGHGRAAESLAVNLDALQKGFEYIEQAVGKEPPFHLPLPKEKRAERIIVSGNQALAMGVIASGCRFMAGYPITPASEIMEFLAAEFPHIGGTMIQAEDEIAACGMAVGGSFTGQRAMTATSGPGLALMIEMISHASMTETPLLVVDVQRVGPSTGMPTKVSQGDLRLACYGGNDDSPRFVVAATSVEDCFYIVPHAFNLTELYQAPVIVLSDQDMAVRVQTVAPFDVSKVKNESRLVWDPKAANGAGYERYVDTPNGVSAMSIPGQAGGQYTAEGLEHFPSGAPAFSAELHAKNMRKRARKLEAAVEYVEKNELWEEFGDPSSTIGILGWGSVIGPVREAVIDLATEGIKVHALFPKVIQPLPEHKLAEFLKGKQERLVTEMNFSGQFAEMLQAKYLIPFTHVNSYSGVPFLTSEIMAAIREAHARLK, from the coding sequence ATGCCACACGTCGGACAAGACCTGGTCTTGCGCGTTGGCGGCGACTCGGCCGCCGGCGGTATCGTCGCGACGGGCGAAATCTTCGCCTACATGGCCGCCTGGGCCGGGCTGGAAGTCTACACCACCCGCACCATTCCCGCCGAAATCAAGGGCGGGCACGTCATGTACCAGATGCGCGCCGCGCTCGAGCCCCTCACTGCGCAGGGTGATGAACTCGATGTCCTGCTTGCATATGACGAGGAGACGTTCGAGCGCTATTACAAGATGCTGAAGCCGGAAGGTCTGCTGGTATTCAACAGCAACGACCTACAGGTGGAAACGACCGGCCACCGCCATCGCCGCATCGGCGTGCCGATGCATGACATCGCGAAGTCGCTTAACTTCGCCCGCGGCTACAACATGGTCGCCGTCGGCGCGCTCGTCAAGCTGTTCGACATGGACATGGATATCGCGATACAGAGCGTGACCAAGCGCCTCGGTCATGGTCGCGCCGCGGAATCACTGGCCGTGAACCTCGACGCGCTGCAGAAGGGCTTCGAGTACATTGAGCAGGCGGTCGGCAAGGAACCGCCCTTCCACCTGCCGCTGCCGAAAGAGAAGCGCGCCGAGCGCATCATCGTCTCCGGCAACCAGGCGCTGGCGATGGGCGTCATCGCGTCGGGCTGCCGCTTCATGGCCGGCTACCCGATCACCCCGGCGTCCGAGATCATGGAATTCCTCGCGGCCGAGTTCCCACATATCGGCGGTACGATGATTCAAGCCGAGGACGAGATCGCCGCATGCGGCATGGCGGTCGGCGGCTCGTTCACCGGCCAGCGCGCGATGACCGCCACCTCCGGCCCCGGCCTCGCGTTGATGATCGAAATGATCAGCCACGCCAGCATGACCGAAACGCCGTTGCTGGTGGTTGACGTGCAGCGCGTCGGGCCCTCGACCGGCATGCCGACCAAGGTCTCGCAGGGCGACCTGCGCCTGGCCTGCTACGGCGGCAACGACGATTCCCCGCGCTTCGTCGTCGCGGCCACGAGCGTCGAGGACTGCTTCTACATCGTTCCGCATGCGTTCAATCTCACTGAGCTTTACCAGGCGCCGGTCATCGTGCTGTCCGACCAGGACATGGCCGTGCGCGTGCAGACCGTGGCCCCGTTCGACGTGTCGAAGGTCAAGAATGAGTCGCGCCTGGTCTGGGACCCGAAGGCAGCCAACGGCGCCGGATACGAACGCTATGTGGACACGCCGAACGGCGTCTCTGCGATGTCGATCCCGGGCCAGGCCGGCGGGCAGTACACCGCCGAGGGCCTGGAGCACTTCCCGAGCGGCGCGCCGGCCTTCAGCGCGGAGCTGCACGCCAAGAACATGCGCAAGCGCGCCCGCAAGCTCGAGGCTGCCGTCGAGTACGTCGAGAAGAACGAGTTGTGGGAGGAGTTCGGCGATCCGTCGTCGACGATCGGCATCCTCGGCTGGGGCTCGGTCATCGGCCCCGTGCGTGAAGCCGTCATCGACCTGGCCACCGAAGGCATCAAGGTACACGCGCTTTTCCCGAAGGTGATCCAGCCCCTGCCGGAGCACAAGCTGGCCGAGTTCCTGAAGGGCAAGCAGGAGCGGCTGGTGACGGAGATGAACTTCTCCGGCCAGTTCGCCGAGATGCTGCAGGCCAAGTATCTGATTCCGTTCACTCACGTCAACAGCTATAGCGGTGTGCCGTTCCTGACCAGCGAGATCATGGCGGCCATTCGCGAAGCCCATGCGCGACTGAAATAA
- a CDS encoding aspartate ammonia-lyase, with product MDYRIEKDSLGELQVPADALYGVQTQRAVLNFPISGMRPWRAFIWSMAAIKSSAATVNRDLGLLDARKAEAIVAAAADVMAGQYDAQFVVDPVQAGAGTSHNMNANEVLANLATEKLGGKRGNYIVKPNDDVNMAQSTNDTIPTAIRLGCLWRVDELLAAVDALAAALQAKAVEFDGIVKSGRTHLQDAVPIRLGQEFGGYAKAVARDRERIARAAEGLRRMPIGGTATGTGLNAHPDYHKGMVAQMSKLTGIKLYESDNLFEGMQSQADAADFSSSLRVLAITLVRIANDFRLLSSGPTTGLDEIRLPAVQPGSSIMPGKVNPVLAEMLDMAMFHVQGCDHTVTLAAQAGQLELNVMMPIIAHNLFEAMQVMIGSIKAFTETCVKGVVAQKAKAEGWLAKNAIVATALNPLIGYMSAAELVKDAMKRNMTIREVASERIARGDLKNKDNGTLITVADIDNVLGDIRKLTEGGLGGPAGGG from the coding sequence ATGGACTATCGTATAGAAAAAGATTCTCTCGGCGAGTTGCAGGTTCCGGCCGATGCACTCTACGGTGTTCAGACCCAGCGCGCGGTCCTGAACTTCCCGATTTCCGGCATGCGCCCGTGGCGGGCCTTCATCTGGAGCATGGCGGCCATCAAGAGCTCGGCGGCCACCGTGAACCGCGATCTGGGTTTGCTCGACGCCAGGAAGGCCGAAGCGATCGTCGCCGCAGCGGCCGACGTCATGGCCGGCCAGTACGACGCGCAGTTTGTGGTGGACCCGGTGCAGGCGGGCGCGGGCACCAGCCACAACATGAACGCCAACGAAGTGCTTGCCAACCTGGCGACTGAGAAGCTGGGCGGCAAGCGCGGCAACTACATCGTCAAGCCGAACGACGATGTGAACATGGCGCAGTCGACCAACGACACGATCCCGACGGCGATCCGGCTTGGCTGTCTGTGGCGCGTCGATGAGTTGCTGGCGGCGGTGGACGCGCTGGCGGCGGCCCTGCAGGCCAAGGCCGTTGAGTTCGACGGCATCGTCAAGTCTGGGCGCACGCACCTGCAGGACGCCGTGCCGATCCGGTTGGGCCAGGAGTTCGGCGGCTACGCCAAAGCGGTGGCGCGCGACCGCGAGCGCATTGCCCGCGCGGCTGAGGGGCTGCGGCGCATGCCGATCGGCGGCACCGCGACCGGCACCGGCCTGAACGCGCACCCCGATTACCACAAGGGCATGGTCGCCCAGATGTCGAAGCTGACCGGCATCAAGCTGTACGAGTCGGACAACCTGTTCGAGGGCATGCAGAGCCAGGCCGACGCGGCCGACTTCTCATCGTCGCTGCGCGTGCTGGCGATCACTCTGGTGCGCATCGCCAACGACTTCCGCCTGCTCTCGTCCGGCCCGACGACCGGCCTCGACGAGATCCGCCTGCCGGCCGTGCAGCCCGGCTCGTCGATTATGCCTGGCAAGGTGAATCCGGTGCTGGCCGAGATGCTGGACATGGCGATGTTTCACGTGCAGGGCTGCGACCACACGGTGACACTGGCGGCGCAGGCCGGCCAACTGGAACTGAACGTGATGATGCCGATCATCGCGCACAACCTGTTCGAGGCGATGCAGGTCATGATCGGCTCGATCAAGGCGTTCACCGAGACGTGCGTCAAGGGCGTGGTGGCGCAGAAGGCGAAGGCCGAGGGCTGGCTGGCGAAGAACGCCATCGTCGCCACCGCGCTCAACCCGCTGATTGGCTATATGTCGGCGGCCGAGCTGGTGAAGGACGCCATGAAGCGCAACATGACGATCCGCGAAGTGGCATCGGAGCGCATCGCGCGCGGCGATCTGAAGAATAAGGACAACGGCACGCTGATCACGGTGGCCGATATTGACAACGTGCTCGGCGACATCCGCAAGCTGACCGAGGGCGGGCTGGGCGGCCCGGCCGGCGGCGGGTAG
- a CDS encoding acetate--CoA ligase has product MDLMNPLVRRWKQDATDNPDAFWGRAAEALPWFRKWDSVFDWQYPTFKWFSGGRTNIAYNALDHHVRRGWGGHAALIYASERGERRVFTYAQLLRETEQIAAALRGMGIQKGDRIAIYMPTAPEAIALMLACLRIGAIHIVVFAGFGSGALADRIKASGARLLFASDITYRKGKDVPLKGLVDAALDAGCDGIEHCIVNRRSSADVAMKEGRDMTWDAFLSKGQGQDSGYVEMESNEPAYILATSGTTAKPKLAIHTHGGYQVHIHSMGQWVFGLKSTDVWWSTSDIGWVVGHSYIVYAPLITGCTSIAYEGSLDYPDAATFWRIVEEFAVTGVFTSPTAVRLLMRYGEELPARHSHASLERVFCAGEVLNAPAWEWLQKVVLKDRIPVIDHMWQTETGGPIFGNPYGIAMLPIKPGSATLPLAGIEVEVVDADGKPCPPNEKGIMVIKRPFPGLTAALWGEPERYGRDYWSRMEGVYYTGDSAHIDSDGYVWFAGRADEIIKIAGHRLGTIEVETALLKNPAVAEAGVTGRPDPLRMEVISAFVVLKAGRQPSEALKKELLDTVRTELGPVAVIGELNFVNGLPKTRSGKIMRRVLKAVTLDKDPGDITTIEDEGSVYEARHAWEVMRVELEDATKR; this is encoded by the coding sequence ATGGACCTGATGAACCCGCTCGTTCGCCGCTGGAAACAGGATGCGACCGACAACCCGGATGCGTTCTGGGGGCGCGCCGCCGAGGCGCTTCCGTGGTTCCGCAAGTGGGACTCGGTCTTTGACTGGCAGTACCCGACGTTCAAGTGGTTCTCCGGCGGCCGCACCAACATCGCGTACAACGCGCTCGACCATCACGTGCGGCGCGGCTGGGGCGGGCACGCGGCGCTGATCTACGCCAGCGAGCGCGGCGAGCGGCGCGTGTTCACGTACGCGCAGTTGCTGCGCGAAACCGAGCAGATCGCGGCGGCGCTGCGCGGCATGGGCATCCAGAAGGGCGACCGGATCGCGATCTATATGCCGACCGCGCCGGAGGCGATCGCGCTGATGCTGGCCTGCCTGCGCATCGGCGCGATTCACATCGTCGTCTTCGCCGGATTTGGCTCCGGCGCGCTGGCCGACCGCATCAAGGCGAGCGGCGCGCGCCTGTTGTTCGCTTCCGATATCACCTATCGCAAGGGCAAAGATGTGCCGCTGAAGGGTCTGGTGGACGCTGCGCTCGACGCGGGTTGCGACGGCATCGAGCACTGCATCGTCAACCGGCGCTCCAGCGCCGACGTGGCCATGAAGGAAGGCCGCGACATGACTTGGGATGCGTTCCTGTCGAAGGGGCAGGGGCAGGATAGCGGCTATGTTGAGATGGAATCGAACGAGCCGGCGTACATTCTCGCGACATCCGGCACGACCGCCAAGCCGAAGCTGGCGATCCATACGCACGGCGGCTACCAGGTGCACATCCATAGCATGGGCCAGTGGGTCTTCGGTCTCAAGTCGACCGACGTCTGGTGGTCGACCTCCGACATCGGCTGGGTCGTCGGTCACTCGTACATCGTCTATGCGCCGCTGATCACCGGCTGCACGAGCATCGCCTACGAAGGCTCGCTCGACTACCCGGATGCCGCGACGTTCTGGCGCATCGTCGAGGAGTTCGCCGTCACGGGCGTGTTCACGTCGCCGACGGCGGTGCGCCTGCTGATGCGCTATGGCGAGGAGTTGCCCGCCCGGCATAGCCACGCCTCGCTGGAGCGCGTGTTCTGCGCCGGCGAGGTGCTGAATGCGCCCGCGTGGGAGTGGCTGCAGAAGGTCGTGCTCAAGGACCGCATCCCGGTGATCGACCACATGTGGCAGACTGAAACGGGCGGACCGATCTTCGGCAACCCGTACGGCATCGCCATGCTGCCGATCAAGCCGGGCTCGGCGACCCTGCCGCTGGCCGGCATCGAGGTCGAGGTGGTGGACGCCGACGGCAAGCCGTGCCCGCCGAACGAGAAGGGCATCATGGTCATCAAGCGCCCGTTCCCCGGCCTGACGGCGGCGCTGTGGGGCGAGCCGGAGCGCTACGGCCGCGACTACTGGAGCCGCATGGAAGGCGTGTACTACACCGGCGACTCGGCGCACATCGATAGCGACGGCTATGTCTGGTTCGCCGGGCGCGCCGACGAGATCATCAAGATCGCCGGGCACCGGCTTGGCACGATCGAGGTCGAGACGGCGCTGCTGAAGAACCCGGCGGTGGCCGAGGCGGGCGTGACCGGACGCCCCGACCCGCTGCGCATGGAGGTCATCTCGGCGTTCGTGGTGTTGAAGGCGGGCCGCCAGCCGTCGGAGGCGCTGAAGAAGGAACTGCTGGACACGGTGCGCACCGAACTGGGGCCGGTGGCGGTGATCGGCGAGTTGAACTTTGTAAACGGGCTGCCAAAGACGCGCAGCGGCAAGATTATGCGCCGCGTGCTGAAGGCGGTGACGCTTGACAAAGACCCCGGCGACATTACGACGATCGAGGATGAAGGTTCGGTTTACGAGGCGCGGCACGCGTGGGAAGTCATGCGCGTCGAACTGGAAGACGCGACGAAGCGGTAA
- a CDS encoding ferredoxin family protein produces MAVFIIAEPCVAVKDAACVDVCPVDCIYEGADKYYISPDECIECGACEPECPVDAIFDADSVPAQWQNYIGIEKDFFTDREGTEALVKNIMDSLDPTNRPNDRRRADAKH; encoded by the coding sequence ATGGCTGTGTTCATCATCGCCGAGCCCTGTGTGGCCGTCAAGGACGCTGCGTGCGTCGACGTCTGCCCGGTCGACTGCATCTATGAGGGCGCCGACAAATACTACATCAGTCCCGATGAGTGTATCGAGTGTGGCGCGTGCGAGCCGGAGTGCCCGGTCGATGCCATCTTCGACGCCGACAGCGTGCCGGCGCAGTGGCAAAACTACATCGGCATCGAGAAGGACTTCTTTACCGATCGCGAAGGCACCGAAGCGCTCGTGAAGAACATCATGGACTCGCTCGATCCGACCAACCGGCCGAACGACCGCCGCCGCGCCGACGCGAAACACTAG
- a CDS encoding DUF4147 domain-containing protein — protein sequence MVTPMTSTSDARAIFDAALAAADSYAAVSRSLRLDGDTLVVGPHRLALPADGRIFVVGAGKASARMTRAAEAALGSRIAGGVIAVKDGHLVPTGRVEVRAAGHPLPDARSLAAGQAMLDQVSNRSARDVVLCLLSGGGSALMEALGDGLSLDDLRAVTRGIMLGGATIVELNAVRKHLSLLKGGQLARRARPARVAALILSDVVGDDLSSIASGPTTADPSTFSDALDIVRRYGLDQQPDAKAVTRYLTRGAAGELPDTPKPGDPLFDGVCNVVVGSNRLAIDAAAAHAASLGYHTEVLTTYLQGEAREAGRVLAGIARERTERRASGERWCLLAGGETTVTVRGRGRGGRNHEMALAAALALDGVPGVTMLCAATDGGDGTSDAAGAICDGETLRRARARGLRAQAMLDDNDSHAFFAALDGQVQPGPTLTNVNDVAIMLVQ from the coding sequence ATGGTGACCCCGATGACAAGCACTTCTGATGCCCGCGCCATTTTCGATGCGGCGCTCGCCGCCGCCGATTCGTACGCCGCAGTGAGCCGCTCACTTCGGCTCGATGGAGATACGCTGGTCGTCGGGCCGCACCGGTTGGCGCTCCCGGCGGACGGTCGCATCTTCGTCGTCGGCGCCGGCAAAGCCAGCGCGCGCATGACGCGTGCGGCCGAGGCTGCGCTTGGCAGCCGGATCGCCGGCGGCGTCATCGCCGTCAAGGACGGCCATCTGGTTCCGACCGGCCGGGTGGAGGTGCGCGCAGCGGGGCATCCGCTGCCCGATGCGCGCAGCCTGGCCGCAGGGCAAGCGATGCTCGACCAGGTGAGCAACCGAAGTGCAAGGGACGTCGTGTTGTGCCTGCTGTCGGGCGGCGGCTCCGCGTTGATGGAGGCGCTGGGTGACGGATTGTCGCTGGACGATCTGCGCGCCGTGACACGCGGCATCATGCTCGGCGGCGCCACCATCGTGGAGTTAAACGCCGTGCGCAAGCACCTGTCGCTGCTGAAGGGCGGGCAACTGGCGCGGCGCGCGCGCCCGGCCCGCGTGGCCGCGCTCATCCTGTCCGATGTCGTGGGTGATGATCTGTCGTCGATCGCATCGGGGCCAACCACGGCCGACCCGTCAACATTTTCGGACGCGCTGGACATCGTGCGCCGCTACGGCCTGGATCAGCAACCGGACGCGAAGGCGGTGACCCGCTATCTGACGCGCGGCGCGGCGGGCGAGCTTCCTGACACCCCCAAACCCGGCGATCCGCTGTTTGACGGCGTCTGCAACGTAGTCGTCGGCAGCAACCGGCTCGCCATCGACGCCGCGGCGGCGCACGCGGCATCGCTCGGCTATCACACCGAGGTCTTGACGACCTACTTGCAGGGCGAGGCGCGGGAAGCGGGGCGTGTGCTGGCCGGCATTGCCCGCGAGCGCACCGAGCGCCGCGCGTCCGGCGAGCGCTGGTGCCTGCTCGCCGGTGGCGAGACGACCGTCACCGTGCGCGGTCGCGGGCGCGGCGGCCGCAATCACGAAATGGCGCTGGCGGCGGCGCTGGCGCTGGATGGGGTGCCCGGGGTGACGATGCTGTGTGCCGCCACCGACGGCGGCGACGGCACATCCGACGCTGCCGGTGCGATCTGCGATGGCGAGACGCTGCGGCGCGCGCGGGCACGCGGCCTGCGGGCACAGGCGATGCTCGACGACAACGACTCGCACGCGTTCTTTGCGGCGCTCGACGGGCAGGTGCAGCCGGGCCCCACGTTGACCAACGTCAACGACGTTGCCATTATGCTCGTGCAATAG
- a CDS encoding 1-acyl-sn-glycerol-3-phosphate acyltransferase yields the protein MPIRYSFPPRMIIARTPSFLFGRRSSYADFRAAFAAVGTTPLVCNAERIPQAEPFIAVMNHCHRPEIPSWWFAMALCHAIGDRRRGHAPHEPRMIVARHWTYDNCWQRATIGAGSAFVVGRIIRAYGYLGMEPVALGTAEAGQRARSMRQILDAARCARTSGDIIGIAPEGGDTPGGVMQRPPPGAGRFLWLLAAAGMPFLPFGLSVQGDRLRVAVGELFSPPDVRAAGGPPPADKAAFDEWVLQEIMGRVALLLPPDLRGYYAERLPAGAH from the coding sequence ATGCCTATCCGTTACAGCTTTCCACCGCGCATGATCATCGCGCGCACGCCGTCTTTCCTGTTCGGCCGCCGGTCGTCGTACGCCGACTTTCGAGCGGCGTTTGCGGCCGTCGGCACAACGCCGCTCGTCTGTAACGCCGAGCGTATTCCGCAGGCGGAGCCGTTCATCGCGGTCATGAACCACTGCCACCGCCCGGAGATTCCGTCATGGTGGTTTGCGATGGCGCTGTGCCACGCCATCGGCGATCGGCGGCGCGGGCACGCGCCGCACGAGCCGCGCATGATTGTCGCCCGGCACTGGACGTATGACAACTGCTGGCAGCGCGCGACTATCGGCGCTGGCAGCGCGTTTGTCGTCGGCCGCATTATTCGCGCGTACGGGTACCTCGGCATGGAACCGGTCGCGCTCGGCACGGCCGAAGCCGGGCAGCGCGCGCGCTCCATGCGGCAGATACTGGACGCGGCCCGGTGCGCGCGCACCTCGGGCGATATCATTGGCATTGCGCCCGAAGGTGGCGACACGCCGGGCGGAGTGATGCAGCGGCCGCCACCCGGCGCAGGGCGCTTCTTGTGGCTGCTGGCCGCCGCCGGCATGCCGTTCCTGCCCTTCGGGCTATCTGTGCAGGGCGACCGGTTGCGCGTCGCCGTGGGCGAGTTGTTCTCGCCGCCGGATGTGCGAGCGGCGGGCGGCCCGCCGCCCGCAGACAAGGCTGCGTTCGACGAGTGGGTGCTGCAAGAGATAATGGGACGCGTCGCGCTGCTGCTGCCGCCTGATCTACGCGGCTATTATGCAGAACGCCTTCCCGCTGGCGCGCACTGA
- a CDS encoding nitroreductase family deazaflavin-dependent oxidoreductase translates to MEQNRYGMLHRAVQRLAATPWGAALVAPVLHLGDRAAFRLSGGRWTLTTALTGLPVALVTTTGARTGLPRTLPLLCVRVQPNDANFALIGTNFGRARVPGWCYNLRADARANVLVDRQPVAHVAHEARGDEYDRYWRAAERTYAGYRAYRARVTGRPIPIMVLTPCAPLVRRTGTHC, encoded by the coding sequence ATGGAGCAAAATCGTTACGGTATGTTGCACCGGGCGGTGCAGCGGCTGGCCGCCACGCCCTGGGGTGCGGCACTGGTCGCGCCGGTGCTGCATCTCGGTGACCGCGCCGCGTTCAGGTTGAGCGGAGGCCGCTGGACCTTGACGACTGCCCTGACTGGCTTGCCCGTGGCGCTGGTGACGACCACGGGAGCCCGGACCGGATTGCCGCGCACGCTCCCGTTGCTGTGCGTGCGGGTGCAACCGAACGACGCCAATTTTGCGTTGATCGGTACGAACTTTGGCCGCGCGCGCGTCCCCGGCTGGTGCTACAATCTGCGCGCTGACGCGCGTGCCAACGTGCTGGTCGACCGGCAACCGGTAGCGCATGTCGCGCACGAGGCGCGCGGCGACGAGTACGACCGCTATTGGCGCGCGGCCGAGCGGACCTATGCTGGATATCGCGCCTACCGCGCGCGAGTAACAGGCCGGCCGATTCCGATCATGGTGCTTACACCTTGCGCCCCGCTGGTCAGACGCACCGGGACGCATTGCTGA
- a CDS encoding response regulator transcription factor gives MTTDAPKIKILIVDDHPMVRHGLRRILEREKDMEVIGEAADGLIAVTEAQRLMPQIVLMDVSLPGMNGLQATREIRQIDDGPSVIVLTAYINDAQFLHALRAGAAACYAKEVMPHELIGAIRMASQGQFIIEGNAVTEKQAHAWLLQKLAALSSASVDFPEDSFVPLSSREMEILQQIGRGQSNKEIAKELGISRQTVKNHMTSILRKLSVEDRTQAALYALRQGWIRLEDTV, from the coding sequence ATGACTACGGATGCGCCCAAAATCAAAATTCTGATTGTCGACGACCATCCAATGGTCCGCCATGGGCTGCGGCGCATTCTGGAGCGCGAGAAAGACATGGAGGTCATCGGCGAGGCCGCCGACGGTCTGATCGCGGTGACCGAAGCGCAGCGACTCATGCCGCAGATCGTCCTGATGGACGTGAGTCTGCCGGGCATGAACGGCCTGCAGGCCACGCGCGAAATCCGCCAGATTGACGATGGACCGTCCGTGATTGTGCTGACTGCCTACATCAATGATGCGCAATTCCTGCATGCCCTGCGGGCTGGTGCGGCAGCCTGCTATGCCAAGGAAGTGATGCCGCACGAACTGATCGGCGCCATTCGCATGGCATCGCAGGGCCAGTTCATCATTGAGGGCAACGCGGTCACCGAGAAGCAGGCGCACGCCTGGCTGTTGCAGAAACTGGCCGCGCTGAGCTCGGCCTCAGTTGATTTCCCCGAAGATTCGTTTGTCCCGTTGTCCTCGCGCGAAATGGAAATTCTCCAGCAGATCGGGCGCGGCCAGAGCAATAAGGAGATCGCCAAGGAACTTGGCATCTCGCGGCAGACCGTCAAGAACCACATGACATCCATTCTGCGTAAGTTGTCGGTCGAGGACCGCACGCAGGCGGCGCTGTATGCGCTGCGCCAGGGTTGGATTCGCCTCGAGGACACGGTATGA
- a CDS encoding sensor histidine kinase yields the protein MTEAVIPLALAPGDVLGKLRAELSRLQNTTGEIDLLLRQSRGEVETLTRREVQLINRQRQIQSNIDNYSRTEIWEVFETAREAQMRLFMMRSQVEQLENRRQVMDTYAAQLQAVVKDIEMLAPPEPAPGAAPVKRTTGGLSALQTIMRIIDAQESERQRLARQMHDGPATALSNLVLQAEVVERLLAADPQRAREEMSALKGSATGTFQRIRGFIFDLRPMMLDDLGLFPTLRRYVQEFQNNTQISTELTIMGKDRRLPSHIEVVIFRIIQELLINAQRHGNAGHIEINLDVGEIFVNASVVDDGTGFDVQHVLSDVRERKTLGIGNIIERVEMLGGEVHFDSALGRGTRVGLRLPAT from the coding sequence ATGACAGAAGCGGTCATCCCGTTGGCGCTGGCGCCCGGCGATGTGCTGGGTAAACTGCGCGCCGAACTGTCGCGCCTGCAGAATACGACGGGCGAGATCGACCTGCTGCTGCGCCAGAGCCGCGGCGAGGTTGAGACGCTGACACGGCGCGAGGTACAGCTGATCAACCGGCAGCGGCAGATTCAGTCCAACATCGACAACTACTCGCGCACAGAGATCTGGGAGGTCTTCGAGACTGCGCGCGAGGCGCAGATGCGGCTGTTCATGATGCGCTCGCAGGTGGAGCAACTGGAGAACCGCCGCCAGGTGATGGACACGTACGCTGCGCAACTCCAGGCGGTGGTCAAAGACATCGAGATGCTGGCGCCGCCGGAGCCCGCGCCGGGCGCCGCGCCAGTCAAGCGCACCACCGGCGGGCTGTCCGCACTGCAGACGATCATGCGTATCATCGACGCGCAGGAGAGCGAGCGCCAGCGACTGGCGCGCCAGATGCACGATGGCCCGGCGACGGCCTTGAGCAATCTGGTCCTGCAGGCCGAAGTCGTCGAACGCCTGCTGGCGGCCGATCCGCAGCGCGCGCGCGAAGAGATGAGCGCGCTTAAAGGCTCCGCGACGGGGACATTCCAGCGCATTCGCGGGTTCATCTTTGACCTGCGTCCCATGATGCTGGACGACCTCGGACTGTTCCCGACGTTGCGGCGTTATGTGCAGGAGTTCCAGAACAATACCCAGATCAGCACTGAATTGACCATCATGGGCAAGGACCGCCGCCTGCCCAGCCACATCGAAGTCGTTATCTTCCGGATCATCCAGGAGCTGCTCATCAATGCGCAGCGACATGGCAACGCCGGGCACATCGAAATCAACCTCGACGTCGGCGAGATATTCGTCAACGCGTCGGTGGTTGATGACGGGACCGGTTTTGACGTTCAACATGTGCTCTCCGATGTGCGCGAGCGCAAAACGCTCGGCATCGGTAACATCATCGAACGGGTGGAGATGCTCGGCGGCGAGGTCCACTTCGACAGCGCATTGGGGCGTGGCACACGCGTCGGCTTGCGGCTGCCAGCCACATAG
- a CDS encoding pilus assembly protein — translation MNAKRKVSMLQHDEQRGQSIVEVAFSLPFILLILLMIIEMGIVFSTYLGVVNAAREGAVFASMYPQLADASCASQPQPNCTGTNDGSSYGGNSVTLWEEYFNRVANESFVAVGEPMRAQQLIKSQTFLVERPIAPSATIGSGITVTVHYTLSSFSSGMSFPFFDRLGLPSVYHVHYAVAMPIR, via the coding sequence ATGAACGCCAAGCGGAAGGTGAGCATGTTGCAACACGACGAGCAGCGTGGGCAAAGCATCGTCGAGGTTGCGTTCAGCCTCCCGTTTATTCTGCTCATCCTGCTGATGATCATCGAAATGGGGATTGTGTTCAGCACATACCTGGGTGTGGTCAATGCGGCGCGCGAGGGAGCGGTGTTCGCGTCGATGTATCCGCAACTGGCGGATGCGTCGTGCGCCAGCCAGCCGCAGCCGAATTGCACGGGCACCAACGACGGCTCATCGTATGGCGGCAACAGCGTTACGCTCTGGGAAGAGTATTTCAATCGCGTCGCCAACGAGTCGTTTGTCGCCGTCGGCGAGCCGATGCGCGCGCAACAACTGATCAAGTCGCAGACGTTCCTGGTGGAACGCCCGATCGCGCCGAGCGCGACCATCGGCTCGGGCATCACCGTCACCGTGCACTACACCCTGAGCTCGTTCAGCAGCGGCATGTCGTTTCCATTCTTTGATCGGCTTGGCCTGCCGTCGGTCTATCACGTCCACTATGCAGTTGCGATGCCGATTCGGTGA